In a single window of the Candidatus Rokuibacteriota bacterium genome:
- the glgP gene encoding alpha-glucan family phosphorylase, with protein sequence MSLVAYFSMEYGLHEEFASYAGGLGVMAGDFVKSAGDLGLPVVGIGLRWAQGYVTQRIGPDGAPVDEWHEQRTDFLVDTRVRIRVRVAAREVECRVWRVSRYAIAPLFLLEPVNARDRWITHRLYDTRPDCRIAQEMLLGIGGVRALAALHLPVELYHFNEGHAVFAGLELIASAMEAGADFDSARRAARERIVFTTHTPVPAGNETHALADLGRLGAGCELVEGELREIGGDPFNMTVAGLRLARRANAVAQLHGHTARAMWADVEDAAPIIAITNGVHVGSWQDKRLRAALASDEALRAARRLLKDELLAEVDRRTGVRLDRNALTIGFARRAATYKRPDLVLRDPERLAPLLKDRRLQLVFAGKAHPADQEGKAVIGLLVETIRQWPESIVFLDNYDMGLGRLLTRGCDVWLNTPRRPMEASGTSGMKAAMNGVLNFSVLDGWWPEGCEPGETGWAIGDGEENDASRDLSDLRSLFDTLEGEVLPAFADPARWTRMMRASIRMATERFSSDRMVQEYFARLYAPG encoded by the coding sequence ATGTCACTCGTCGCGTACTTTTCCATGGAGTACGGCCTGCATGAGGAGTTCGCCTCCTACGCGGGCGGCCTCGGCGTGATGGCGGGCGACTTCGTCAAGTCCGCTGGAGATCTGGGGCTACCGGTGGTGGGGATCGGCCTCAGGTGGGCGCAGGGCTACGTCACCCAGCGGATCGGGCCCGACGGCGCCCCCGTGGATGAGTGGCACGAGCAGAGAACCGACTTCCTCGTGGACACGCGCGTGCGGATCCGCGTGCGTGTCGCGGCGCGGGAGGTCGAGTGCCGGGTCTGGCGCGTCAGCCGCTATGCCATCGCCCCGCTCTTCCTCCTCGAGCCCGTCAACGCGCGAGACCGCTGGATCACCCACAGGCTCTACGACACGCGGCCCGACTGCCGCATCGCCCAGGAGATGCTGCTCGGCATCGGCGGCGTGCGCGCGCTGGCGGCGCTCCACCTGCCCGTCGAGCTCTACCACTTCAACGAGGGGCATGCCGTCTTCGCCGGCCTCGAGCTCATCGCCTCGGCCATGGAAGCCGGGGCGGACTTCGACTCGGCCCGGCGCGCGGCCCGCGAGCGCATCGTCTTCACGACCCACACGCCCGTGCCCGCGGGCAACGAGACGCATGCCCTGGCCGACCTCGGGCGGCTGGGCGCGGGCTGCGAGCTCGTGGAGGGGGAGCTGCGCGAGATCGGCGGCGACCCGTTCAACATGACCGTGGCGGGGCTCAGGCTGGCGCGCCGGGCGAACGCCGTGGCTCAGCTCCACGGGCACACCGCCCGCGCCATGTGGGCCGACGTCGAGGATGCCGCCCCGATCATCGCCATCACCAACGGGGTACACGTGGGCAGCTGGCAGGACAAGCGCCTCCGGGCGGCACTCGCCAGCGACGAGGCCCTCCGCGCCGCGCGCCGCCTGCTGAAGGACGAGCTGCTGGCCGAGGTGGACCGCCGGACCGGCGTCCGCCTCGACCGCAACGCCCTCACGATCGGCTTCGCCCGCCGCGCCGCGACGTACAAGCGGCCGGACCTCGTGCTGCGCGATCCCGAGCGTCTGGCTCCGCTCCTCAAGGACCGGCGCCTGCAGCTGGTCTTCGCCGGCAAGGCGCACCCGGCCGATCAGGAGGGCAAGGCGGTGATCGGGCTCCTGGTCGAGACCATCCGCCAGTGGCCCGAGTCCATCGTCTTCCTCGACAACTACGACATGGGGCTGGGACGCCTCCTCACCCGCGGCTGTGACGTCTGGCTCAACACGCCGCGGCGGCCGATGGAGGCCAGCGGCACCTCCGGGATGAAGGCGGCCATGAACGGGGTGCTCAACTTCTCCGTGCTCGACGGCTGGTGGCCGGAAGGGTGCGAGCCCGGCGAGACGGGGTGGGCCATCGGCGACGGGGAGGAGAACGACGCCAGCCGGGACCTCTCCGACCTGCGCTCGCTCTTCGACACGCTCGAGGGCGAGGTGCTCCCGGCCTTCGCCGATCCGGCGCGCTGGACGCGGATGATGCGGGCGTCGATCCGCATGGCGACCGAGCGCTTCTCCTCCGACCGGATGGTCCAGGAGTACTTCGCCCGCCTCTACGCCCCCGGATAG
- a CDS encoding MFS transporter, protein MSLGHRWVVLGVCTLAFMQTHIHRVGFAPLIPIFIAELGITYTAAGTIMTAYFWTYTAVQVPIGIMTDRLGARRVMLSFLTVLLLGIGVFAASASYAQGLVGRCLVGLGAAAVWLPGLRLMNEWFPPRERGRVTGIFSAGGGIGGTAALLGIPLLADRFGWRLGYALTVVPALVTLLAIFLVIRPGPLVTGQAASRRAPDGPTLAATGSGGPLGDLLTVLRMPALWTFNLAVLLSYGAYLSLVTWLPAFLVRSEGLSRSTAGLVTALMTSGTIISWPAAGLISDRLGRRKAVWLFSQGMSVPVCLAFALVVPGSGAGGAVAVAVLTGLVLGGMVTPFVMITELFPSELVGTASGVVNTFTFLGALVVPVLLGVVLDASGSFPAAFLACAAVQALGFVAACFTRETGLAGRPR, encoded by the coding sequence GTGAGCCTCGGCCATCGCTGGGTGGTCCTCGGCGTCTGCACGCTCGCCTTCATGCAAACCCATATCCACCGCGTGGGCTTCGCCCCGCTCATCCCCATCTTCATCGCGGAGCTCGGCATCACGTACACGGCCGCGGGGACGATCATGACGGCGTACTTCTGGACCTACACGGCCGTGCAGGTGCCCATCGGCATCATGACCGATCGCCTCGGGGCGCGGCGCGTGATGCTCTCCTTCCTGACGGTGCTGCTGCTGGGCATCGGGGTGTTCGCCGCGAGCGCGAGCTACGCCCAGGGCCTCGTGGGCCGCTGCCTCGTGGGACTGGGCGCCGCGGCCGTGTGGTTGCCGGGGCTCCGGCTGATGAACGAGTGGTTCCCCCCGCGCGAGCGCGGGCGCGTCACCGGCATCTTCTCGGCGGGGGGCGGCATCGGTGGCACGGCGGCCCTGCTGGGGATCCCGCTCCTGGCCGACCGCTTCGGCTGGCGCCTGGGCTACGCCCTCACGGTCGTCCCGGCGCTCGTCACGCTGCTGGCCATCTTCCTCGTCATCCGCCCCGGGCCGCTCGTCACGGGGCAGGCCGCTTCGCGCCGCGCTCCCGATGGCCCCACCCTCGCGGCGACGGGCAGCGGCGGTCCGCTGGGGGACCTGCTGACCGTGCTCCGGATGCCGGCCCTGTGGACCTTCAACCTGGCGGTGCTCCTCTCCTACGGCGCCTACCTCAGTCTCGTGACGTGGCTGCCCGCCTTTCTCGTGCGCAGCGAGGGACTCAGCCGCTCGACGGCCGGACTGGTGACGGCGCTCATGACCTCGGGAACGATCATCTCGTGGCCGGCGGCGGGCCTCATCTCGGATCGGCTCGGGCGGCGGAAGGCGGTGTGGCTCTTCAGCCAGGGGATGAGCGTGCCCGTGTGCCTGGCCTTCGCGCTCGTCGTGCCCGGCTCGGGGGCCGGAGGGGCCGTCGCGGTGGCGGTCCTCACGGGGCTCGTGCTGGGTGGCATGGTCACCCCGTTCGTCATGATCACCGAGCTGTTCCCGTCGGAGCTGGTGGGCACCGCCTCCGGCGTCGTGAACACCTTCACCTTCCTCGGGGCGCTCGTGGTCCCCGTCCTGCTGGGGGTGGTGCTGGACGCCTCTGGCAGCTTCCCCGCGGCCTTCCTGGCCTGCGCCGCCGTGCAGGCGCTGGGGTTCGTGGCCGCCTGCTTCACGCGCGAGACCGGTCTTGCCGGCCGGCCGAGGTGA